A window of the Bacteriovorax sp. PP10 genome harbors these coding sequences:
- a CDS encoding class I SAM-dependent methyltransferase, whose product MDNKPTSAPDSSAVRVALWRAMHVQVDSLPHILEDEIGLQLANPDSDWRQRQDMHPQGTSGYRASIVGRARVIEDLVIEKMNQGINQYVILGAGLDTFAQRRPDLASKLQIFEIDQPETQDWKRRRLTELGFGIPDNLHLVPVNFEAGDSWPEKLIASGFDVKKPALIASTGVSPYLSKEANLMTLRQIAKFAPGSILAMTFILTLELIDAEERALHQMVYERARAAGTPFISFFAPSEIMELAREAGFKTANHISRDDIIQRYFTGRSDGLKPSSGEEFLVATT is encoded by the coding sequence ATGGATAACAAACCAACCAGTGCACCAGATAGTTCGGCCGTAAGAGTCGCTCTATGGAGGGCCATGCATGTTCAGGTTGATTCGTTACCACATATACTTGAAGACGAAATTGGACTACAGCTAGCAAACCCTGATTCAGACTGGCGACAACGTCAAGACATGCATCCACAGGGCACTAGCGGTTACCGTGCATCAATCGTGGGTCGTGCTCGCGTGATCGAAGACTTGGTCATAGAAAAAATGAATCAAGGAATTAATCAATATGTCATTCTTGGAGCAGGCCTTGATACGTTTGCTCAACGTCGACCTGATCTCGCATCTAAGCTTCAAATTTTTGAAATTGATCAACCTGAAACACAAGATTGGAAACGACGCCGTTTAACCGAACTTGGTTTTGGTATCCCAGATAATTTGCATCTTGTCCCCGTCAATTTCGAAGCCGGTGATTCATGGCCGGAAAAATTGATAGCAAGTGGATTTGATGTAAAGAAGCCTGCGCTTATCGCCTCAACTGGAGTATCGCCCTATCTCTCGAAAGAAGCAAACCTGATGACCTTACGTCAGATTGCCAAATTTGCTCCAGGCTCTATTCTTGCGATGACATTCATTCTTACTCTAGAGCTTATTGATGCGGAAGAAAGGGCCTTGCACCAAATGGTGTATGAGCGAGCACGTGCCGCAGGAACGCCATTTATCAGCTTCTTTGCACCGTCAGAGATAATGGAGTTAGCACGCGAGGCCGGTTTCAAAACGGCCAATCATATATCAAGAGATGATATTATTCAGCGCTACTTCACAGGAAGAAGCGATGGACTGAAGCCCTCGAGTGGTGAAGAATTTTTAGTAGCAACGACTTAA